In one Suricata suricatta isolate VVHF042 chromosome 9, meerkat_22Aug2017_6uvM2_HiC, whole genome shotgun sequence genomic region, the following are encoded:
- the RD3L gene encoding protein RD3-like: MPLFGWMKWPKYDARKSTHCPGSDVVTKTLLRELKWHLKERERLIQEIENEQKVKKTGVDYNWLRNYQNPHITIPATEQRQLEVLCSQVQPCQTGTILSRFREVLAENDVLPWEIVHIFKHVLKDFLTGAEAGEQGGRRESGNTACPAPSVTPGASPERSDKDELPTISSYVDRTTRGRPPALPHRTWKLPHCHPSS, encoded by the exons ATGCCACTTTTTGGCTGGATGAAATGGCCAAAATACGATGCCCGCAAATCCACACACTGTCCTGGCTCAGACGTAGTGACAAAGACTCTGCTTCGGGAATTAAAGTGGCATCTGAAGGAGCGAGAGAGACTAATACAAGAGATcgaaaatgaacaaaaagtaaaaaaaacaggaGTGGATTACAACTGGCTGAGAAACTACCAGAACCCCCACATAACCATCCCAGCTACAGAACAAAGACAGCTTGAAGTCCTTTGCTCACAAGTTCAACCTTGTCAGACCGGAACTATTCTCAGCAG GTTTCGAGAAGTTTTAGCAGAAAATGATGTTCTGCCGTGGGAAATAGTCCACATCTTCAAGCACGTCCTGAAGGACTTCCTCACCGGCGCCGAGGCCGGCGAGCAGGGGGGCCGGCGGGAGTCGGGGAACACGGCCTGCCCCGCCCCTTCCGTGACGCCAGGCGCCAGCCCCGAGCGCTCGGACAAGGACGAGCTGCCCACGATCTCCAGCTACGTGGACAGAACCACGAGGGGCAGGCCCCCGGCGCTCCCGCACAGGACATGGAAGCTGCCGCACTGTCACCCGTCAAGTTAA